One window of the Triticum dicoccoides isolate Atlit2015 ecotype Zavitan chromosome 3B, WEW_v2.0, whole genome shotgun sequence genome contains the following:
- the LOC119280436 gene encoding disease resistance protein RPM1-like, with amino-acid sequence MAEGVVASLVAKLGFALAKEAATFGASLLCKEASALKGLFGEIREAKEELQSMQAYLQGAERFKDTDETTGIFVNKVRGFSFEIEDVVDEFTYKLEDTHGGFAAKMKKRVKHIKAWRRLTLKLQDIKRRLQSADRRKVRYDMDNIQSKSAGHSLNLAREEDLVGIEENKDKLMHWLVGDLEEQGSKSATVWGMGGVGKTTLVDHVYKAMKMDFAKCAWITVSSSYQVEDLLKQIASQLGIPIGVANENRSLVEVIHNHLKGSNYLVILDDVWNVDVWFKIRTAFPTESTGRFVITTRMQEVALLATKTCTIKLEPLERDYAWQLFCNEAFWNNENKTCPEELEILAQMFLDKCGGLPIAIACVGRLLSCRDPTYYQWESVYKELESQLSNNVILDVNIVLKVSLENLPTHLKNCFLHCTIFPEDYLFGRKQVIRHWIAAGFIKETGSKTLEEVAEGYLNELVNRSLLQVAARNLCGRVRSFRMHDIIRVLALAKSEEESFCQAYNGSRDFSAKNTRRLSMQGTNMEQLTPLLCAPSLRSLHVFQSHMRIDFLEAFLKPLSLLSTLDLQGVQIKRLPKMVFNLFNLRFLGLRDTQIEYLPKEIGRLQNLEVLDAFNTMLPSVPVEIATLRKLKYLYVVTIPTGADEQVLAYDGIQMPKGIGNLTDLLALQHVEASSQVLSQLGCLTNLRTFGISKVRSGHCADLCGAITKMVNLVHVGIIALDQREVLQLEALCLPPTVSKVDILAQLDKRFLPQFVSSSSELINLTDLHLSWSKLNEDSFACLMGLHGLVTLHLTKAYDGKGLHFHATSLPKLKLLGIWDAPHLSRVTIEQGAMQNIVELFLRDCPELKDLPDGIEHLRTLEHLQLQDISEELTRKLQQNEESEECDEDWMKISHVRQVVIL; translated from the coding sequence ATGGCGGAGGGCGTGGTGGCGTCGCTGGTTGCCAAGCTCGGTTTTGCCTTGGCAAAAGAGGCAGCGACCTTCGGCGCATCGCTGCTGTGCAAGGAGGCATCTGCACTCAAGGGCCTCTTCGGCGAGATCCGTGAGGCCAAGGAGGAGCTGCAGAGCATGCAGGCCTATCTTCAAGGCGCCGAGCGGTTCAAGGACACCGACGAGACCACCGGCATCTTCGTCAACAAGGTTAGGGGCTTCTCCTTTGAGATCGAGGATGTGGTTGACGAGTTCACATACAAGCTGGAAGACACTCATGGGGGATTTGctgcgaagatgaagaagagggtCAAGCACATCAAGGCATGGCGCCGTTTGACACTCAAGCTCCAAGATATCAAGCGCAGGCTTCAGAGTGCGGATAGgagaaaggtccgctacgacatggATAATATTCAGTCAAAATCTGCTGGTCATTCACTGAATCTTGCGAGGGAAGAGGATCTTGTGGGCATTGAAGAGAACAAGGACAAGCTGATGCACTGGCTGGTGGGTGATTTGGAGGAACAGGGGAGCAAAAGTGCAACTGTTTGGGGAATGGGAGGTGTGGGTAAGACCACTTTGGTTGATCATGTGTACAAGGCCATGAAGATGGACTTTGCTAAATGTGCGTGGATAACAGTATCAAGTAGCTATCAAGTTGAAGACTTGTTAAAACAGATCGCCAGTCAATTGGGTATCCCAATTGGTGTCGCCAACGAAAACAGAAGCTTGGTTGAGGTAATCCATAATCATCTCAAGGGTTCAAACTATCTCGTAATTCTGGATGACGTTTGGAATGTGGATGTCTGGTTTAAGATAAGGACTGCATTTCCTACAGAAAGCACTGGTCGATTTGTTATCACCACTAGAATGCAGGAGGTAGCATTGCTGGCAACAAAAACCTGCACTATCAAACTCGAACCATTGGAAAGAGATTATGCGTGGCAGCTATTTTGCAATGAAGCCTTTTGGAACAATGAGAACAAAACATGCCCAGAGGAACTTGAAATTTTAGCTCAAATGTTTCTGGACAAGTGTGGTGGCTTGCCCATTGCAATTGCTTGTGTAGGCCGCTTGTTGTCATGCAGAGATCCAACTTACTATCAATGGGAAAGTGtatacaaggagttagagtcacagCTCAGCAACAATGTGATCCTCGATGTTAATATTGTTCTGAAAGTCAGCTTGGAGAACCTTCCGACTCATCTGAAGAACTGTTTTCTGCACTgtacaatatttccagaggattatCTGTTCGGAAGGAAACAGGTAATCAGGCATTGGATCGCAGCTGGATTCATTAAAGAAACAGGGAGCAAAACATTGGAGGAAGTGGCAGAGGGCTACCTGAATGAACTTGTAAACAGAAGCCTATTGCAGGTGGCTGCGCGGAACCTGTGTGGCCGAGTTCGCAGCTTCCGAATGCATGACATCATCCGTGTTCTTGCTCTCGCTAAATCAGAAGAGGAATCCTTTTGTCAAGCTTACAATGGCTCAAGGGATTTTTCGGCCAAGAACACACGGCGTCTGTCAATGCAGGGTACAAACATGGAACAACTGACCCCATTGTTGTGTGCACCAAGTCTCCGCTCTCTGCATGTTTTCCAGAGTCACATGAGGATTGATTTCCTAGAGGCTTTCCTCAAACCTTTGAGCTTGCTGTCCACATTGGATCTGCAAGGAGTTCAAATCAAGAGACTACCCAAGATGGTTTTCAACTTGTTCAACCTGCGTTTTCTAGGTCTTCGAGATACTCAAATTGAATATCTCCCAAAAGAAATAGGAAGGTTACAGAACCTGGAAGTCCTTGATGCTTTCAATACTATGCTACCTTCAGTTCCAGTGGAAATAGCCACACTTCGGAAATTGAAATACCTGTATGTGGTTACTATTCCAACTGGAGCTGACGAGCAAGTTCTTGCTTATGACGGGATTCAGATGCCCAAGGGTATCGGCAATTTGACCGACTTGCTGGCCCTGCAACATGTTGAAGCTAGCAGTCAGGTGCTAAGTCAGTTAGGATGTTTAACCAATTTAAGAACTTTTGGTATCAGTAAAGTCAGGAGTGGCCATTGTGCAGATTTGTGTGGGGCGATCACGAAAATGGTTAATCTTGTTCATGTAGGAATCATTGCACTTGATCAAAGGGAAGTCTTGCAGCTAGAAGCACTTTGCTTGCCACCAACTGTTTCAAAGGTTGACATATTAGCGCAGCTGGACAAAAGATTTTTACCCCAGTTTGTCTCATCCAGTTCAGAACTTATTAACCTCACTGATTTACATTTGAGTTGGTCCAAGTTAAATGAAGACTCTTTTGCGTGCCTCATGGGTTTGCATGGATTAGTGACACTTCACCTTACTAAGGCTTATGATGGAAAGGGGCTACATTTCCATGCAACTTCACTTCCAAAACTCAAGTTACTAGGcatatgggatgctccgcatctcaGCAGAGTTACAATTGAACAAGGTGCGATGCAAAATATTGTTGAACTATTTCTCAGGGACTGTCCAGAATTGAAGGATCTTCCTGATGGCATCGAGCATCTTAGAACCCTTGAGCACCTGCAGCTGCAGGATATTTCTGAAGAGCTGACACGGAAGCTTCAGCAAAATGAGGAATCAGAGGAATGCGATGAAGATTGGATGAAAATTAGCCATGTGAGACAAGTGGTGATTCTTTAG